One Streptomyces sp. R28 DNA window includes the following coding sequences:
- a CDS encoding sigma-70 family RNA polymerase sigma factor, whose protein sequence is MSTERTRESAGLVVAARNGDPKAQDALVSSYLPLVYNVVGRALNGSVDVDDVVQDTMLRALDALGGLRDPESFRSWLVAIAMNQVRAHWHARQSAPGAVEEAQDLADPGADFVDLTMVQLQLSGQRQETARATRWLEPDDRGLLSLWWLECAGELTRSEVAEALELSPQHTAVRVQRMKAQLEAARVVVRALDARPRCEELRGVLVPWDGRPSALWRKRIARHARGCAHCSGLWSGLMPAEGLLAGLALVAAAPALVERVLSASGGMAMAGSASRLPASGGRGRSGRGSGQGGGRGRATSRSEARRRRRIRRRAVGGAVVAACVAGGGLWYFDTDPGTGKEEATAVRTAGAPSVDLAEPSLVETSPPVSKSPSPSASPSKKPSPSKTPRPTRKSVPTPSPSTRPTRSASSTPLAQPSPTGAVAQVVALVNKERANAGCGPLDEDPQLNQAALGHSEDMDARDFFDHTNPDGADPGQRITAAGYTWSTYGENIAQGQQTPEAVMDAWMNSPGHRANILNCSFKDIGVGIHDGAGGPWWTQDFGAKQ, encoded by the coding sequence ATGAGTACAGAGCGCACGAGGGAGTCGGCGGGGCTGGTGGTCGCTGCCCGGAACGGCGATCCGAAGGCTCAGGACGCCCTGGTCAGCTCCTACCTTCCGCTGGTCTACAACGTCGTGGGCCGGGCTCTGAACGGCTCGGTCGACGTCGACGACGTGGTGCAGGACACCATGCTCCGTGCCCTCGACGCGCTGGGCGGACTGCGTGACCCCGAGAGCTTCCGCTCCTGGCTCGTGGCCATCGCGATGAACCAGGTACGGGCGCACTGGCACGCTCGGCAGTCGGCCCCGGGCGCCGTCGAGGAGGCCCAGGACCTCGCGGATCCGGGTGCCGACTTCGTGGACCTGACGATGGTCCAGCTCCAGTTGTCCGGGCAGAGACAGGAGACCGCACGGGCGACCCGCTGGCTGGAGCCCGACGACCGGGGCCTGTTGTCGCTCTGGTGGCTGGAGTGCGCCGGTGAGCTGACCCGGTCCGAGGTGGCCGAGGCCCTGGAGCTGTCGCCGCAGCACACGGCGGTCCGGGTGCAGCGGATGAAGGCGCAACTGGAGGCGGCCCGCGTGGTGGTGCGGGCGCTCGACGCCCGGCCACGCTGCGAGGAACTGCGGGGTGTGCTGGTGCCCTGGGACGGTCGACCCTCGGCGCTGTGGCGCAAGCGAATAGCCCGGCATGCCCGTGGTTGCGCGCATTGCTCAGGATTGTGGAGCGGGTTGATGCCCGCGGAGGGGCTGCTGGCCGGTCTGGCGCTGGTCGCCGCGGCGCCCGCCCTGGTGGAGAGGGTGCTCTCGGCCTCCGGCGGGATGGCCATGGCCGGCTCGGCGTCCCGGCTGCCCGCGTCGGGCGGCCGGGGCAGATCGGGCCGGGGATCCGGACAGGGCGGCGGGCGCGGCCGGGCCACCTCCCGCAGTGAGGCCCGTCGACGCCGGCGCATCCGCCGCCGAGCAGTCGGAGGTGCCGTCGTGGCGGCCTGCGTGGCAGGGGGCGGGCTGTGGTACTTCGACACGGATCCCGGGACGGGGAAGGAGGAGGCGACCGCCGTACGGACCGCCGGCGCTCCCTCGGTGGACCTCGCGGAACCCAGCCTCGTCGAGACCTCCCCGCCCGTCTCGAAGTCCCCGTCCCCGTCCGCATCACCATCGAAGAAGCCGAGCCCCTCCAAGACCCCACGCCCGACCAGGAAGAGCGTGCCGACTCCCTCACCATCCACTCGGCCGACTCGGAGCGCGTCCAGCACCCCACTGGCACAGCCGTCCCCGACGGGCGCCGTCGCGCAGGTGGTCGCCCTGGTGAACAAGGAACGGGCAAACGCCGGCTGCGGTCCCCTCGACGAGGACCCGCAGCTGAACCAGGCCGCACTGGGCCACTCCGAGGACATGGACGCCCGCGACTTCTTCGACCACACCAACCCGGATGGCGCCGACCCCGGGCAGCGCATCACCGCCGCGGGCTACACCTGGTCCACGTACGGCGAGAACATCGCCCAGGGCCAGCAGACCCCGGAGGCGGTGATGGACGCCTGGATGAACAGCCCAGGCCACCGCGCCAACATCCTCAACTGCTCGTTCAAGGACATCGGCGTCGGCATCCATGACGGTGCGGGCGGCCCATGGTGGACCCAGGACTTCGGCGCCAAGCAGTGA
- the scpA gene encoding methylmalonyl-CoA mutase → MSVPDFSGIELGVPAADGGPDEWRTAVKKAADGDDLLWETPEGITVKPLYTGQDLEGLDFLGTYPGMAPYLRGPYPTMYVNQPWTIRQYAGFSTAEESNAFYRRNLAAGQKGLSVAFDLPTHRGYDSDHPRVTGDVGMAGVAIDSIYDMRQLFDGIPLDKMTVSMTMNGAVLPVLALYIVPAEEQGVPPEKLAGTIQNDILKEFMVRNTYIYPPKPSMRIISDIFAFTSQRMPRYNSISISGYHIQEAGATADLELAYTLADGVEYIRAGREAGLDVDAFAPRLSFFWAIGMNFFMEIAKLRAARLLWAKLVKQFDPQNSKSLSLRTHSQTSGWSLTAQDVFNNVTRTCVEAMAATQGHTQSLHTNALDEALALPTDFSARIARNTQLLMQQESGTTRVIDPWGGSAYVEKLTYDLARRAWQHIQEVEAAGGMAKAIDAGIPKLRIEEAAARTQARIDSGRQPVIGVNKYRVENDEAIDVLKVDNSSVRAQQIEKLRRLREERDERACQDSLDALTRAAGGEGNLLELAVNAARAKATVGEISDALEKVYGRHASQIRTISGVYRNEAGESPNVDRTRTLVDAFADAEGRRPRILVAKMGQDGHDRGQKVIATAFADLGFDVDVGPLFQTPAEVARQAVEADVHIVGVSSLAAGHLTLVPALREELAAEGREDIMIVVGGVIPPQDVPTLLEMGAAAVFPPGTVIPDAAYDLVKRLSADLGHEL, encoded by the coding sequence ATGTCCGTCCCCGACTTCTCCGGGATCGAACTCGGGGTGCCGGCCGCCGACGGCGGCCCCGACGAGTGGCGTACCGCCGTGAAGAAGGCCGCCGACGGCGACGACCTGCTCTGGGAGACCCCGGAGGGCATCACGGTCAAGCCGCTCTACACCGGGCAGGACCTGGAGGGCCTGGACTTCCTGGGCACGTACCCGGGCATGGCCCCGTATCTGCGCGGCCCGTACCCGACGATGTACGTCAACCAGCCCTGGACGATCCGCCAGTACGCGGGCTTCTCCACCGCCGAGGAGTCCAACGCCTTCTACCGGCGCAACCTGGCGGCCGGTCAGAAGGGCCTGTCGGTCGCCTTCGACCTGCCCACGCACCGCGGCTACGACAGCGACCACCCTCGGGTGACCGGTGACGTCGGCATGGCGGGCGTGGCGATCGACTCGATCTACGACATGCGTCAGCTCTTCGACGGCATCCCGCTGGACAAGATGACCGTGTCGATGACGATGAACGGCGCCGTGCTGCCGGTGCTGGCGCTCTACATCGTCCCCGCCGAGGAACAGGGCGTGCCGCCCGAGAAGTTGGCCGGGACCATCCAGAACGACATCCTCAAGGAGTTCATGGTCCGCAACACCTACATCTATCCGCCGAAGCCGTCGATGCGGATCATCTCCGACATCTTCGCCTTCACCTCGCAGCGGATGCCCCGCTACAACTCCATCTCCATCTCCGGGTACCACATCCAGGAGGCGGGGGCGACGGCCGACCTGGAGCTGGCGTACACGCTCGCGGACGGCGTGGAGTACATCCGCGCGGGCCGTGAAGCGGGCCTGGACGTGGACGCGTTCGCGCCTCGCCTGTCCTTCTTCTGGGCGATCGGCATGAACTTCTTCATGGAGATCGCCAAGCTGCGCGCGGCCCGCCTGCTGTGGGCGAAGCTGGTGAAGCAGTTCGACCCGCAGAACTCCAAGTCGCTGTCCCTGCGCACCCATTCGCAGACCTCGGGCTGGTCGCTGACCGCGCAGGACGTGTTCAACAACGTCACGCGCACCTGCGTCGAGGCGATGGCGGCCACCCAGGGCCACACCCAGTCACTGCACACCAACGCCCTCGACGAGGCGCTCGCGCTGCCCACCGACTTCTCCGCGCGGATCGCCCGCAACACGCAGCTGCTGATGCAGCAGGAGTCCGGCACGACCCGGGTCATCGACCCGTGGGGCGGCAGCGCGTACGTGGAGAAGCTGACGTACGACCTCGCGCGCCGCGCCTGGCAGCACATCCAGGAGGTCGAGGCGGCGGGCGGCATGGCCAAGGCGATCGACGCGGGCATCCCCAAGCTGCGCATCGAAGAGGCCGCGGCCCGCACCCAGGCCCGCATCGACTCCGGGCGCCAGCCGGTGATCGGCGTCAACAAGTACCGGGTGGAGAACGACGAGGCGATCGACGTCCTCAAGGTCGACAACTCCTCCGTGCGCGCCCAGCAGATCGAGAAGCTGCGCCGACTGCGCGAGGAGCGGGACGAGCGGGCGTGCCAGGACTCGCTGGACGCGCTCACCCGGGCCGCCGGGGGCGAGGGCAACCTGCTGGAACTGGCGGTGAACGCGGCCCGCGCGAAGGCCACGGTCGGGGAGATCTCCGACGCTCTGGAGAAGGTGTACGGCCGGCACGCGAGCCAGATCCGTACGATCTCCGGTGTGTACCGCAACGAAGCAGGCGAGTCCCCGAACGTGGACCGCACCCGCACCCTGGTGGACGCCTTCGCGGACGCCGAGGGCCGGCGCCCGCGCATCCTGGTCGCCAAGATGGGCCAGGACGGCCACGACCGCGGCCAGAAGGTGATCGCCACCGCCTTCGCCGACCTCGGCTTCGACGTGGACGTCGGCCCGCTGTTCCAGACGCCCGCGGAGGTGGCCCGTCAGGCGGTCGAGGCGGACGTGCACATCGTGGGCGTGTCCTCGCTCGCCGCCGGTCACCTCACGCTCGTACCGGCGCTGCGGGAGGAACTGGCGGCGGAGGGCCGCGAGGACATCATGATCGTGGTCGGCGGGGTGATCCCGCCCCAGGACGTGCCCACGCTCCTGGAGATGGGCGCGGCCGCGGTGTTCCCGCCGGGGACGGTGATCCCGGATGCGGCGTACGACCTGGTCAAGCGGCTTTCGGCCGACCTCGGGCATGAGCTGTGA
- the meaB gene encoding methylmalonyl Co-A mutase-associated GTPase MeaB, with amino-acid sequence MIDLDTYVKGVLDGKRALVARAITLVESTRPQHRALAQKLLTELLPHSGRARRIGVSGVPGVGKSTFIDAFGTMLTGLGHRVAVLAVDPSSSRTGGSILGDKTRMERLAVDPAAFVRPSPTAGTLGGVAKATRESIVVMEAAGYDVVLVETVGVGQSETAVANMVDTFLLLTLARTGDQLQGIKKGVLELADVIAVNKADGPHERDARAAARELAGALRLMHGRDAFWTPPVLSCSARESAGLDVLWERVEQHRTLLDSAGRLAARRRDQQVDWTWTMVRDELLDRLHADPTVRALAPDLERRVREGELTATLAAERILGAFGGESDTSPS; translated from the coding sequence GTGATCGATCTTGACACCTATGTGAAGGGCGTACTGGACGGCAAGCGGGCGCTCGTCGCCCGCGCGATCACCCTCGTGGAGTCGACCCGTCCGCAACACCGCGCCCTGGCGCAGAAGTTGCTGACCGAGCTGCTGCCGCACAGCGGCAGGGCTCGGCGGATCGGCGTCAGTGGGGTGCCGGGCGTGGGCAAGTCGACGTTCATCGACGCGTTCGGCACGATGCTGACCGGGCTCGGGCATCGGGTGGCCGTGCTGGCCGTCGATCCGTCGTCGAGCCGTACGGGCGGTTCGATCCTCGGCGACAAGACGCGGATGGAACGGCTGGCCGTCGACCCGGCGGCCTTCGTGCGGCCCTCCCCCACCGCGGGGACACTCGGCGGGGTCGCGAAGGCCACGCGTGAGTCCATCGTCGTGATGGAGGCCGCCGGTTACGACGTGGTGCTGGTCGAGACGGTCGGCGTGGGACAGTCGGAGACGGCCGTGGCGAACATGGTCGACACGTTTTTGCTGCTCACGCTTGCCCGCACCGGCGACCAGCTGCAGGGCATCAAGAAGGGTGTCCTGGAGCTGGCCGACGTGATCGCCGTGAACAAGGCGGACGGCCCGCACGAGCGTGACGCCCGCGCCGCCGCGCGCGAACTGGCGGGCGCGCTGCGGCTGATGCACGGCAGGGACGCGTTCTGGACGCCGCCGGTGCTCAGTTGCAGCGCGCGCGAGTCGGCCGGCCTCGACGTGCTCTGGGAGCGGGTGGAGCAGCACCGCACCCTGCTGGACTCCGCCGGGCGGCTCGCAGCCAGACGGCGGGACCAACAGGTCGACTGGACCTGGACCATGGTCCGCGACGAACTCCTGGACCGCCTGCACGCCGACCCCACGGTACGGGCGCTGGCCCCCGACCTGGAACGGCGGGTCAGAGAGGGCGAGTTGACGGCGACGCTGGCGGCGGAACGGATTCTGGGGGCGTTCGGCGGGGAGAGCGACACGAGCCCGTCCTGA